A genomic window from Salvia hispanica cultivar TCC Black 2014 chromosome 5, UniMelb_Shisp_WGS_1.0, whole genome shotgun sequence includes:
- the LOC125190441 gene encoding uncharacterized protein LOC125190441 encodes MAPKRKPTTPEEAAPVVRRSARLSSAAVVADPEPPKKKQAKPKAETKTKAEAKGKAKAETKTEAKAETKGKASEEAGGEAVEKAKTIVIEHCKQCNHFKKRAIQVKEELEKEVAGVNVVVNREKPRRGCFEIREEGGEVFVSLLDMKRPFPPLKALDMDKLISHILHKIR; translated from the coding sequence ATGGCACCCAAACGGAAACCGACAACCCCCGAAGAAGCCGCCCCCGTTGTCCGGAGGTCCGCCCGCCTCTCCAGCGCCGCCGTCGTTGCCGACCCCGAGCCACCCAAGAAGAAGCAAGCCAAACCTAAAGCCGAAACCAAAACCAAGGCTGAAGCCAAAGGCAAAGCCAAAGCCGAAACCAAAACCGAAGCCAAAGCCGAAACCAAGGGGAAGGCCTCCGAGGAAGCAGGTGGAGAGGCGGTGGAGAAAGCGAAGACTATCGTGATAGAGCACTGCAAACAGTGCAACCATTTCAAGAAGAGGGCGATTCAAGTGAAGGAGGAGCTTGAGAAGGAGGTCGCCGGAGTCAACGTGGTGGTCAACCGGGAGAAGCCGAGGAGGGGCTGCTTCGAGATTCGCGAGGAAGGTGGAGAGGTCTTCGTGAGCTTGCTGGACATGAAGAGGCCCTTTCCGCCGCTCAAGGCACTCGACATGGACAAGCTCATCTCCCACATTCTTCACAAGATCCGATGA